In the genome of Streptomyces collinus, one region contains:
- the egtA gene encoding ergothioneine biosynthesis glutamate--cysteine ligase EgtA, whose amino-acid sequence MSDSVSGCTRPRTSMSEAEVEALVRGICFKTGPPRRLGVEVEWLVHELRAPQLPVTPERLEAAYAALRTVPLRSALTVEPGGQLELSSPPAASLTEVIGTVSADLDAVRAVLRDDGLALVGLGQDPWHEPRRFLRQPRYDAMEACLDRTGPAGRAMMCTSASVQVCLDAGHEEPGPLGLVRRWWLAHQLGAVLVAAFANSPLAGHRPTGWLSTRQLMWTRIGAGRAGGPRLDTDPRGAWARHVLDSPVMCVRRDRGPWDVPEGLTFRDWIRTGAPRPPTREDLDYHVTTLFPPVRPRGHLELRMIDAQPGDDGWIVPLAVTAALFDDPEAAETAYRAVKPLAERTLGLPAPHNPLWLDAARNGLADAELREVAVTCFTTALDALPRLGAAPEVIEAVTAHLDRYVVLGRCPADDLLDRQRGTDGRAHGKDFRP is encoded by the coding sequence ATGTCCGATTCGGTAAGTGGCTGTACCCGGCCACGCACGTCAATGTCCGAAGCCGAGGTCGAGGCTCTGGTCCGCGGCATCTGCTTCAAGACCGGCCCTCCACGCCGCCTCGGTGTCGAGGTGGAATGGCTCGTCCACGAGTTGCGCGCACCGCAGCTCCCCGTCACACCCGAACGCCTGGAAGCGGCCTACGCCGCGCTGCGGACCGTGCCCCTGAGGTCGGCGCTCACCGTGGAACCCGGCGGCCAGCTGGAGCTGAGCTCGCCCCCCGCCGCCTCGCTGACGGAAGTCATCGGTACCGTCTCCGCCGACCTCGACGCCGTCCGGGCGGTTCTGCGCGACGACGGCCTCGCCCTCGTCGGCCTCGGCCAGGATCCCTGGCACGAACCCCGCAGGTTCCTGCGTCAACCGCGCTACGACGCCATGGAGGCGTGCCTGGACCGCACGGGCCCCGCCGGCCGCGCCATGATGTGCACCTCCGCCTCCGTGCAGGTGTGCCTGGACGCCGGTCACGAGGAGCCCGGGCCGCTCGGCCTGGTGCGGCGCTGGTGGCTGGCCCACCAGCTGGGCGCGGTCCTGGTGGCCGCGTTCGCCAACTCGCCGCTCGCCGGGCACCGTCCGACCGGCTGGCTGTCCACCCGGCAGCTGATGTGGACCCGGATCGGCGCCGGACGGGCGGGCGGACCGCGGCTGGACACCGACCCGCGCGGCGCCTGGGCCCGGCACGTGCTGGACTCCCCCGTGATGTGCGTACGCCGGGACCGCGGGCCCTGGGACGTCCCCGAGGGGCTGACCTTCCGGGACTGGATCCGCACGGGCGCTCCCCGGCCGCCCACCCGGGAGGATCTCGACTACCACGTCACCACGCTGTTCCCGCCGGTCAGGCCGCGCGGCCACCTCGAACTGCGCATGATCGACGCGCAGCCCGGGGACGACGGCTGGATCGTGCCGCTCGCCGTGACGGCGGCGCTGTTCGACGACCCGGAGGCCGCCGAGACCGCCTACCGGGCCGTGAAACCGCTGGCGGAGCGGACGCTGGGACTGCCCGCGCCGCACAACCCGCTGTGGCTCGACGCGGCTCGCAACGGACTGGCCGACGCGGAACTGCGCGAGGTGGCCGTCACGTGCTTCACGACCGCGCTGGACGCCCTGCCCCGGCTCGGCGCCGCACCCGAGGTCATCGAGGCCGTCACGGCCCATCTCGACCGCTATGTCGTCCTGGGCCGCTGCCCCGCCGACGACCTGCTCGACCGACAGCGCGGCACGGACGGTCGCGCCCACGGGAAGGACTTCCGCCCATGA
- a CDS encoding TIGR02452 family protein, with protein sequence MSARLRGIAQQTEQIAAAGCYRAPDGRKVSIAAELRAAREGTRLYGPAPVPVSADRVTGTRETLLEVTGESSLAAARRLGGPVAVLNFASARNPGGGYLNGAQAQEEALCRASALYTCLLEARAFYDHHRAHRDPFYTDRVIHSPAVPVFRDDRGALLAEPWTAGFLTSPAPNAGVVLRTAPERACELPRALAVRAERVLETAAAHGYRRLVLGAWGCGVFRNDPAQVAGAFRALLGPGGRFAGTFEHVTFGILDRTRDRAVLGAFERTFSSSRSVPAGGV encoded by the coding sequence GTGAGCGCGCGCCTGCGCGGTATCGCGCAGCAGACCGAGCAGATCGCCGCGGCCGGGTGCTACCGGGCGCCGGACGGGCGCAAGGTCTCGATCGCGGCGGAACTGCGCGCGGCGCGTGAGGGCACGCGCCTGTACGGGCCGGCACCGGTGCCGGTGTCCGCCGATCGGGTGACCGGGACGCGGGAGACGCTGCTGGAGGTCACGGGCGAGAGCAGCCTGGCCGCCGCCCGCAGGCTCGGCGGGCCCGTGGCCGTGCTGAACTTCGCCTCGGCCAGGAATCCGGGCGGCGGCTACCTGAACGGCGCCCAGGCCCAGGAGGAGGCCCTGTGCCGGGCCTCCGCGCTGTACACGTGCCTCCTGGAGGCCCGCGCCTTCTACGACCACCACCGGGCCCACCGCGACCCCTTCTACACGGACCGTGTCATCCACTCACCGGCCGTGCCCGTCTTCCGCGACGACCGGGGCGCCCTGCTGGCCGAGCCCTGGACCGCCGGCTTCCTGACCTCGCCCGCGCCCAACGCGGGCGTGGTGCTGCGCACGGCGCCCGAACGGGCCTGCGAACTGCCGCGGGCCCTCGCGGTGCGGGCCGAGCGCGTCCTGGAGACGGCCGCCGCCCACGGCTACCGCCGGCTCGTCCTCGGCGCCTGGGGCTGCGGGGTCTTCCGCAACGACCCCGCGCAGGTGGCCGGGGCGTTCCGGGCCCTGCTGGGGCCGGGCGGCCGGTTCGCCGGGACCTTCGAGCACGTCACGTTCGGAATCCTGGACCGGACGCGGGACCGTGCGGTGCTCGGTGCCTTCGAGAGGACCTTCAGCTCCAGCCGTAGCGTTCCCGCAGGCGGCGTCTGA
- a CDS encoding type II toxin-antitoxin system PemK/MazF family toxin, with the protein MSTFADENVPGRHGPSATVQADPREVGRVRTEYSPAHDGDPDPGEIVWTWVPFEENDGRGKDRPVLVVAREPGGTFLAVQLSSKRHDRDAEWVPIGSGPWDRTGRDSWVDVDRVLRLHEAGMRREACALDRMRFNLVRRRLQERYGWS; encoded by the coding sequence GTGAGCACGTTTGCCGACGAGAACGTCCCCGGCCGTCACGGCCCCTCCGCCACCGTCCAGGCCGACCCGCGCGAGGTGGGCCGGGTGCGGACGGAGTACTCCCCCGCGCACGACGGCGACCCCGACCCCGGGGAGATCGTCTGGACGTGGGTCCCCTTCGAGGAGAACGACGGCCGCGGCAAGGACCGCCCGGTGCTGGTGGTCGCCCGCGAGCCGGGCGGCACCTTCCTGGCCGTGCAGTTGTCCAGCAAGCGGCACGACCGCGACGCCGAGTGGGTGCCGATCGGCAGCGGACCGTGGGACCGGACCGGCCGGGACTCGTGGGTCGACGTGGACCGGGTGCTGCGCCTGCACGAGGCCGGCATGCGCCGGGAGGCCTGCGCCCTGGACCGCATGCGCTTCAACCTGGTCAGACGCCGGCTGCAGGAACGCTACGGCTGGAGCTGA